From a region of the Mytilus galloprovincialis chromosome 3, xbMytGall1.hap1.1, whole genome shotgun sequence genome:
- the LOC143068500 gene encoding uncharacterized protein LOC143068500: MSVMPPKLYHGCGRGVFGLKQWDKPLRRPRVLIPDTQQGENIKSPDALKSPEIKCGDWANYADKTDEVNLIPNQNLVVKYSYKANADSPLGEPELTVTQKDTAVFISYHQYNNLWSKIRSSDGRVGYVPTSYVMAVEEEVTALPWLKKPEPVKQEEVQFKPYKSAYAKNGLAETDAEKEDNLKKYYCDVCQKQLNGPQPFIAHMNSKAHKEEVEAQQD; the protein is encoded by the exons ATGTCTGTAATGCCACCTAAATTATATCATGGATGTGGAAGAGGTGTGTTTGGTCTTAAACAATGGGATAAACCACTACGTAGACCAAGAGTTTTGATTCCAGATACCCAACAAGGAGAAAATATAAAAAGTCCTGATGCATTAAAAAGTCCAGAGATTAAATGTGGTG acTGGGCTAACTATGCTGACAAAACAGATGAAGTCAATTTAATTCCAAATCAGAATTTAGTAGTGAAATACAGTTATAAAGCTAATGCAGACAGTCCATTAGGAGAACCAGAGCTTACCGTAACACAAAAAGATACGGCTGTCTTTATATCATATCATCAATATAATAATCTGTGGTCCAAAATTAGAAGTTCTGACGGAAGAGTAGGATATGTACCAACGTCATATGTCATG gCAGTAGAGGAAGAAGTTACAGCATTACCATGGTTAAAGAAACCTGAGCCTGTCAAACAAGAGGAAG TGCAATTTAAACCCTACAAGTCAGCCTATGCTAAGAATGGCCTTGCAGAAACAGATGCTGAAAAAGAAGATAATTTGAAAAAGTATTACTGTGATGTGTGTCAAAAACAGCTAAATGGACCTCAGCCTTTCATAGCCCACATGAATAGTAAAGCTCACAAAGAGGAGGTTGAAGCCCAACAAGATTAG